In one window of Thalassotalea agarivorans DNA:
- a CDS encoding hybrid sensor histidine kinase/response regulator, with protein sequence MFPNWQLGLLSLSYIGLLFVIAYLGDKYKHTYSKNKQAIIYALSLGVYCTSWSFMGTTAQAAESVVSHIPIYLGPILLFIFAWPFIQRIIRVSLKLNLTSIADLLAARFGKSHNLAILVTLVALIGTMPYIALQLKAIVYSFQQLEAQPSGETWFFGLVVSIILAGFTIVFGIRNIDVTERHPGVVLAIAFESLVKIVSFIAVGIFATLFLMDSPANLFETQNISEQLQAQWQGPQLLSMLAMLIIVMAAFLSLPRQFQVMVVELKNEKDTHLSRKVFPLYLLVFAVFAIPLGLAGNHFLGTSVPSDAYVLHLPMYGEKPWLALFTFLGAISAASSMVIISAIALSTMLSNEILFPAMFRSKKQTSNYEAFRSHLLNVRKGLVALVIALGYVFFLLASPDTLASLGEVAFGAFAQLTPALIAAFYWRRASLMGVYGGILVGSMCWLLLNFLPQFGLYQQPLESALLPDKTFATIVSLSANIFVLWALSLISRQSVQERIQASLFLEWKNKPTYNQGKRRVVDIGELEALIARFVGSNKAKASLLNFAQQNAHLSASELNQQLLEHTENTLASVMGSSSARLVLSSAVEGRDIVLDEIALLVEEASNQKQAFSQTLLQSAIENASEGISIVDEQLNLVAWNKKYLELFDYPNELIYIGCPIEKLIRYNVESGLCGPGDVEAQIAKRLNYLKQGSPHSSERQHGTDKVIRIEGNPLPDGGFVMLFSDITAYRQAEEVLQEANQDLETRVLERTQKLAKANEELAEARLKAEQSHLKKSQYLKACSHDLMQPLEAARLFTSALTQQNNLNDDQLRIVDNLKRSLSVASGLLSDLGEIARIESGNITPVITAVDLYRLFEELENEFSATATELGVEFRVVKKQLWVASDVKLLRRILQNLIGNAFRYASPGKVLLGVKEINKQVHIHVLDNGPGIPVEKQALVFEQFTQLDRDGGQQGKGLGLGLNITQSLSALLGHQLGLKSQSDEGCKFTISLAQAEAEPKQETPSVSTPSSFNGITVLCIDNDPDVLEGMSELLNAWQCNVLIADSFEHAKTLFERHASDIEILLVDYQLNNNLDGLTLISELRDAVNHYLPAILITATTEEGIDQKAEEMDVGFMRKMVKPAALRAMISAMLAKRLHDKFS encoded by the coding sequence ATGTTTCCCAACTGGCAACTCGGGTTATTAAGTCTAAGTTACATTGGTCTTTTGTTTGTTATTGCCTATTTAGGTGACAAATACAAACACACTTATTCCAAGAACAAGCAAGCGATCATTTATGCACTATCGCTTGGCGTGTATTGCACCTCTTGGAGCTTTATGGGCACAACTGCACAAGCGGCCGAAAGCGTTGTTTCTCATATTCCTATCTACCTCGGTCCCATTTTACTATTCATCTTTGCTTGGCCCTTTATTCAGCGCATTATTCGCGTCAGCTTAAAGCTTAACCTTACCTCTATCGCCGATTTACTAGCGGCACGATTTGGAAAGTCGCACAATCTCGCTATTTTGGTGACGCTAGTCGCCCTTATTGGCACCATGCCTTATATCGCCTTGCAGTTAAAAGCGATCGTTTATTCCTTTCAACAGCTTGAAGCTCAGCCTTCAGGCGAAACTTGGTTTTTTGGCTTAGTGGTCAGCATTATTTTGGCAGGCTTTACCATTGTTTTTGGTATTCGCAATATCGACGTAACAGAGAGGCACCCTGGTGTTGTCCTCGCCATCGCCTTTGAATCTTTAGTTAAAATCGTATCGTTTATCGCTGTCGGCATCTTTGCGACTTTATTTTTGATGGATTCTCCGGCCAACTTATTTGAAACACAAAACATTTCTGAGCAACTGCAAGCGCAATGGCAAGGACCGCAATTACTTAGCATGCTTGCGATGTTGATTATTGTAATGGCAGCATTCTTGTCCCTGCCGAGACAATTCCAGGTTATGGTGGTAGAGCTTAAAAATGAAAAAGACACCCATTTAAGCCGCAAAGTCTTTCCCCTTTATTTGCTCGTATTTGCCGTTTTCGCCATTCCGTTGGGCTTAGCTGGGAATCACTTTTTAGGTACTAGCGTGCCAAGCGATGCCTACGTACTGCATTTGCCGATGTACGGTGAAAAACCTTGGCTTGCCTTGTTTACTTTCCTTGGCGCCATTTCAGCAGCTAGCTCTATGGTGATCATTTCCGCGATTGCACTGAGCACCATGCTAAGCAATGAAATATTGTTCCCGGCAATGTTTCGCTCGAAAAAACAAACCAGTAATTACGAAGCATTCAGATCCCATTTACTTAATGTACGTAAAGGGCTTGTCGCATTAGTTATCGCCCTGGGGTATGTGTTTTTCTTACTTGCTTCGCCCGACACGTTAGCATCGTTAGGAGAAGTCGCCTTTGGTGCGTTCGCCCAGTTAACGCCAGCACTTATCGCCGCATTTTACTGGCGAAGGGCCAGTTTGATGGGTGTCTATGGCGGTATATTAGTAGGCTCAATGTGTTGGTTACTGCTTAACTTCTTACCGCAATTTGGTTTGTACCAACAACCTCTTGAAAGTGCGCTGTTGCCTGATAAAACCTTCGCCACCATCGTCAGCCTGAGCGCTAACATTTTCGTACTATGGGCCCTATCTTTGATCAGTCGACAATCTGTGCAAGAACGCATTCAAGCATCGCTTTTCTTAGAATGGAAAAACAAACCAACCTACAACCAAGGTAAACGCCGCGTTGTTGATATTGGCGAATTAGAAGCGCTTATTGCCCGTTTTGTCGGTAGTAATAAAGCCAAAGCAAGCTTATTAAATTTTGCCCAGCAAAACGCACATTTGAGTGCGTCAGAATTAAACCAACAATTGCTTGAACATACAGAAAATACCCTTGCTAGTGTCATGGGCTCGTCATCGGCACGTCTGGTGTTGTCTTCGGCGGTAGAAGGCAGAGACATAGTACTAGACGAAATAGCGTTGCTAGTAGAAGAAGCTTCAAATCAGAAACAAGCATTTAGCCAAACGCTACTGCAAAGCGCTATCGAAAATGCCTCAGAAGGTATTTCGATTGTCGATGAGCAATTAAATTTAGTCGCGTGGAACAAAAAATACCTAGAGCTATTTGACTATCCAAATGAGCTTATTTATATCGGCTGCCCAATAGAAAAGTTGATTCGCTATAACGTTGAAAGTGGTCTCTGTGGTCCGGGTGATGTTGAAGCACAAATAGCGAAGCGACTAAATTATTTAAAGCAAGGCAGTCCGCACAGCTCAGAGCGTCAGCATGGTACCGATAAGGTTATCCGTATTGAAGGTAATCCACTACCTGACGGTGGTTTTGTTATGTTGTTTTCTGATATTACCGCTTATCGTCAGGCAGAAGAAGTTTTACAAGAAGCCAATCAAGACTTGGAAACGCGTGTACTCGAGCGTACCCAAAAACTTGCAAAAGCGAATGAAGAATTAGCGGAAGCTCGCTTAAAGGCTGAGCAGTCTCACTTGAAAAAAAGCCAATACCTCAAAGCTTGTAGCCACGATTTAATGCAACCACTTGAGGCGGCAAGGTTGTTTACTTCTGCGCTTACACAGCAAAACAATTTAAATGATGATCAGCTTCGTATCGTCGACAACCTAAAACGTTCTCTCTCGGTTGCTAGTGGCTTGTTATCTGATTTAGGCGAAATTGCGCGTATTGAAAGTGGCAATATAACCCCTGTGATCACCGCTGTAGATTTATACCGATTGTTTGAAGAATTAGAAAACGAATTCTCGGCAACAGCTACTGAGCTTGGCGTAGAGTTTCGTGTCGTTAAAAAGCAACTGTGGGTAGCATCTGACGTTAAACTGCTTAGACGTATATTGCAAAACCTGATTGGCAACGCGTTTCGATACGCTAGCCCTGGCAAAGTGTTGCTGGGCGTGAAAGAAATCAATAAACAGGTCCATATTCATGTACTCGATAATGGGCCAGGGATCCCAGTTGAAAAACAAGCACTTGTATTTGAGCAGTTTACCCAACTCGATAGAGACGGTGGCCAACAAGGCAAAGGGCTGGGGCTAGGCTTGAATATTACGCAAAGTTTAAGTGCGCTGCTTGGTCATCAATTAGGATTAAAATCGCAGTCAGACGAAGGCTGTAAGTTTACTATTAGCTTGGCACAAGCAGAGGCCGAACCTAAACAAGAAACGCCTAGCGTAAGCACACCGTCGAGCTTTAATGGCATAACGGTGCTATGTATCGATAACGATCCAGACGTACTAGAAGGCATGTCTGAATTACTCAATGCTTGGCAGTGTAATGTATTAATAGCAGACAGTTTTGAACATGCGAAAACTTTATTTGAACGTCATGCCAGTGACATTGAGATTTTGCTGGTGGACTATCAACTCAATAATAACTTGGATGGCCTCACCTTAATAAGTGAGCTCCGCGATGCCGTGAATCACTATCTTCCTGCAATATTAATAACGGCGACAACCGAAGAAGGTATAGATCAAAAAGCAGAAGAAATGGATGTAGGGTTTATGCGAAAAATGGTGAAACCCGCCGCGTTAAGAGCCATGATAAGCGCGATGCTAGCGAAACGCCTACACGATAAATTTAGCTAA
- a CDS encoding response regulator transcription factor gives MFQPEKIIIADDHPLFRQALLGALKPQFSQTSWLEAQTIPALEALLQSNSDADLLLLDLNIPGAHGFSTLIYVRNHFPQIPVVVVSAHEDNDTISQAVSYGAAGYVPKSTPVEDIISAINSILMGDVWLPKNYQNQSMDAGHAEIAERVASLTQQQYKILMMFAQGLLNKQIAYDLNVSEATIKAHATAIFRKLNVRNRTQAVIAISQLEVGEAGDVS, from the coding sequence ATGTTTCAGCCCGAAAAAATTATAATAGCAGACGACCATCCCTTGTTTCGTCAGGCATTACTTGGCGCACTTAAGCCGCAATTTTCACAAACAAGCTGGCTAGAAGCGCAAACGATTCCTGCGCTTGAAGCTTTATTACAAAGCAACAGTGATGCCGATTTACTGCTGCTTGATCTCAACATTCCGGGTGCTCACGGTTTTAGTACGCTAATCTACGTACGCAATCATTTTCCGCAAATTCCTGTTGTTGTGGTGTCAGCCCATGAAGACAATGACACTATTTCACAAGCTGTTTCTTATGGCGCCGCTGGTTATGTGCCAAAATCAACACCAGTTGAAGACATTATCTCTGCAATTAATTCGATTTTAATGGGTGATGTGTGGCTACCCAAAAACTACCAAAACCAGTCAATGGATGCAGGCCATGCTGAAATCGCTGAACGTGTTGCCTCGTTAACACAGCAGCAATATAAGATATTAATGATGTTTGCTCAGGGGCTGCTTAATAAGCAAATCGCCTACGACTTAAACGTGTCTGAAGCAACTATCAAAGCTCACGCTACTGCGATTTTTAGAAAACTAAATGTCCGCAATCGCACACAAGCGGTGATTGCAATTAGTCAACTTGAAGTTGGCGAAGCAGGTGACGTTTCTTGA